Proteins from a genomic interval of Chroococcidiopsis thermalis PCC 7203:
- a CDS encoding GNAT family N-acetyltransferase → MNIQIIDPQDPLWHKVLQQLRHDVYHLPEYIGIESNRTETMANAFLVTDSDKIFFVPYLLRQCNDVIPQELLEEECFDIVSPYGYPGILLSEAAANTPKFVDFALHELKYFLQKNDVCSAFLRLHPLLSDRFKEIFPSEYLTDSGKTVSINLTLSESEIWAHTRKGHQSTINKCKRLGFTGKMVEFRQYIDEFIAIYEETMNRVNARQFYYFSRAYFEDLLSLGENIHLGIVEVDNEIACASLFFECYGIVQAHLGGTKTKYLHQSPFNFLLHYVRLWAKERGNEFLHIGGGVGGSTTDSLYTFKSGFSRQKHDFLTLKLITNEEKYYHLVNLRAKVLNTQAEALLSSDFFPVYRSYS, encoded by the coding sequence ATGAACATTCAAATCATCGATCCACAAGACCCCTTGTGGCATAAAGTTCTGCAACAGCTCCGCCATGATGTTTATCATCTACCTGAGTACATCGGCATTGAGTCAAACAGAACTGAAACAATGGCTAATGCTTTTTTGGTTACTGATAGTGATAAAATTTTCTTCGTACCTTATTTACTACGTCAGTGTAATGATGTAATACCACAAGAATTGCTCGAAGAAGAATGCTTTGATATTGTCTCTCCCTATGGCTATCCGGGCATTTTGTTGAGTGAAGCAGCGGCAAATACGCCAAAGTTTGTAGATTTTGCTCTGCATGAGTTGAAGTACTTTTTGCAGAAAAACGACGTATGTTCGGCTTTTTTGCGATTGCATCCCCTTTTGAGCGATCGCTTCAAGGAGATTTTTCCCTCAGAATATTTAACTGATAGTGGAAAAACTGTATCCATAAATCTTACTCTCTCTGAATCGGAAATTTGGGCGCACACAAGAAAAGGACATCAAAGCACTATTAATAAGTGCAAGCGACTAGGTTTCACTGGCAAAATGGTCGAGTTTAGGCAATATATTGACGAATTTATTGCTATTTACGAAGAGACAATGAATCGAGTCAATGCTAGGCAATTTTATTACTTTAGCCGCGCTTACTTTGAGGATTTATTGTCACTAGGAGAGAACATTCATTTAGGTATCGTAGAAGTCGATAACGAAATCGCATGTGCTAGCTTATTTTTTGAATGTTATGGTATTGTTCAAGCTCATTTGGGAGGAACGAAAACCAAATATTTACACCAATCCCCTTTTAATTTTCTCTTACATTACGTGCGCCTTTGGGCTAAAGAGCGTGGGAATGAATTTCTACATATAGGAGGCGGAGTGGGGGGTTCGACTACAGACAGCCTCTATACTTTCAAGTCAGGGTTTTCCAGGCAGAAACACGATTTTCTGACTTTAAAACTAATTACAAACGAAGAAAAGTACTATCATCTAGTCAATTTACGGGCGAAAGTCTTAAATACTCAAGCTGAAGCACTACTTAGCTCAGACTTTTTTCCTGTCTATCGTTCTTACAGTTAA
- a CDS encoding glycosyltransferase family 2 protein gives MKPLVSIGMPVFNCEQVLTSAVNSIVNQTYQNWELILIDDGSKDKTLEVANSFSDPRIKVISDGLNLKLPRRLNQAISLSKGKYFARMDGDDISYRERLQLQVEYLEKHPKVDVLGTQILVFDGEGNPRGKSVSKVSHVEICSRPWAGFSLAHPTWMGRTEWFRKNQYRTRAIRMEDYDLLLRTYNISCFACLPNILLGYRIESLSLKKILTARYNISTALLEKAFTEQKYLFAFGVVEQGFKALVDTFAITTSLNFQILRHRIGETLDESELVQWQQVFAECQVK, from the coding sequence ATGAAACCACTTGTAAGTATTGGAATGCCTGTATTCAACTGCGAACAAGTACTGACATCAGCAGTGAATTCGATAGTGAATCAAACCTACCAGAATTGGGAACTCATTCTGATCGATGATGGTTCTAAAGATAAAACTTTAGAAGTGGCAAACAGCTTTAGCGATCCGCGAATTAAAGTCATTTCAGATGGGTTAAACCTAAAGCTTCCTCGTCGTCTGAACCAGGCAATTAGCTTAAGTAAAGGCAAGTATTTTGCTCGAATGGATGGAGATGATATTTCATATCGCGAGCGCCTGCAATTACAAGTAGAATACTTAGAAAAGCATCCAAAAGTTGATGTTTTAGGAACTCAAATTCTCGTATTTGACGGCGAAGGTAATCCTAGAGGAAAGTCGGTTTCAAAAGTTTCTCATGTCGAAATCTGTTCTCGTCCCTGGGCTGGCTTTTCTCTTGCGCATCCAACATGGATGGGTAGAACTGAATGGTTTCGTAAAAACCAGTACAGAACACGGGCTATTAGAATGGAAGATTACGATCTTTTACTCCGCACTTATAATATTAGTTGTTTTGCCTGCCTTCCCAATATCTTACTAGGATATCGTATCGAATCTTTATCATTAAAAAAAATTTTAACTGCTAGGTATAATATCTCAACTGCTTTACTTGAAAAAGCTTTTACCGAGCAAAAATATTTATTCGCTTTTGGAGTAGTAGAACAAGGTTTTAAAGCTTTAGTTGATACATTTGCTATTACTACAAGTTTAAATTTTCAGATACTGCGTCACCGGATTGGAGAAACACTAGACGAATCAGAATTAGTTCAATGGCAGCAAGTCTTTGCAGAGTGCCAGGTTAAATAA
- a CDS encoding glycosyltransferase family 4 protein has product MNKLLIVTTVPATIDAFLFPYVHYFRTKGWRVDAMAQGISTNTNCLEAFDRVWEVEWSRNPLQLQNLMVAPQQIRQVVEQEGYDLVHVHTPVAAFVTRYALKNLRKRGQPKVIYTAHGFHFYRGGKLLKNAAFLSLEKLAGAWTDYLIVINREDEAAAKRYQIVPDERLRYTPGIGVDCDRYSSKFVSDSEIQMVRQELGLAPNAPLFLSIAELNPGKRHQDILQALAQLRRSDVHLALAGTGPQQAKLQQLAFQLGIAEQIHFLGYRRDIPALIRASVATVLASEREGLPRSIMESLCLETPAIGTKIRGIQDLLAEGCGLLVKVGDVKGLTEAMAHILDRPEEVKLMGQRGKERMNEYELQKIIEMYEQLYAEALGQKIVEVKTPA; this is encoded by the coding sequence ATGAATAAACTATTAATTGTTACCACTGTACCAGCTACGATTGATGCCTTTCTCTTCCCTTATGTTCACTATTTCCGCACTAAAGGCTGGCGAGTGGATGCAATGGCACAAGGCATCTCAACTAATACGAATTGCTTGGAAGCTTTCGATCGCGTCTGGGAAGTAGAATGGTCGCGCAACCCTCTTCAACTTCAAAATCTCATGGTTGCTCCACAACAAATTCGACAAGTGGTAGAGCAAGAAGGATACGATCTAGTTCACGTGCATACTCCAGTAGCGGCTTTTGTGACTCGATATGCTCTCAAGAATTTAAGAAAGCGGGGTCAGCCGAAGGTGATTTACACTGCTCATGGTTTTCACTTTTATCGCGGTGGGAAGCTGTTAAAAAATGCCGCTTTTCTGTCCCTAGAGAAGCTGGCTGGAGCCTGGACAGATTACTTAATAGTTATCAACCGAGAGGATGAAGCAGCCGCCAAGCGATATCAGATTGTTCCTGACGAGCGACTCCGCTATACTCCAGGAATTGGAGTAGATTGCGATCGCTACAGTTCCAAATTTGTTAGCGATTCTGAAATCCAAATGGTACGCCAGGAGTTAGGATTAGCACCGAATGCACCACTTTTTCTATCAATTGCTGAACTAAACCCTGGTAAGCGACATCAAGACATTTTGCAAGCATTGGCACAGCTAAGACGGTCTGACGTACACTTGGCATTGGCTGGAACCGGACCGCAACAGGCAAAATTACAACAGCTAGCATTCCAGTTGGGTATTGCCGAGCAAATACACTTTTTGGGTTATCGTCGTGATATTCCTGCTTTGATTCGTGCTTCAGTAGCTACAGTACTTGCTTCTGAGCGGGAAGGACTACCGAGGAGCATTATGGAGTCATTGTGTCTGGAAACTCCGGCGATCGGCACGAAAATTCGCGGTATCCAAGATCTACTTGCAGAAGGCTGCGGTCTTTTGGTCAAGGTTGGGGATGTAAAGGGATTGACTGAAGCTATGGCTCACATACTCGATCGCCCCGAAGAAGTCAAGCTTATGGGTCAACGGGGTAAAGAACGGATGAATGAGTACGAGCTGCAAAAAATTATCGAAATGTACGAACAACTGTATGCTGAAGCATTAGGGCAAAAAATTGTCGAAGTTAAGACCCCTGCTTGA
- a CDS encoding phytanoyl-CoA dioxygenase family protein encodes METCAFRLSEEQLALLPTEADIAFYEEHGWYISKQILPDELLDTAILGSERYYRGERDTPLLGKNAYSDWQPEDKSFIRNNEFVSLQNKQLHELGFYPIIAAIAARLSRTKRIRLFADSLLCKLPTIKDSHNGVVGWHTDKAYWSTCSSDKLLTAWIPFQNCDESLGPLIVIDGSHKWKDTHLMKNFFDPNLNELEEKFRQQGKQITKVPMTLQKGQVSFHHCLTIHGSSPNYSDSLRLAMAVHMQDDGNHYRPFWNQKGEQIHIGYEALCRKLHNGHPDFSDPAVFPILWSEIET; translated from the coding sequence ATGGAAACTTGTGCCTTCCGGCTTTCGGAAGAACAGCTAGCGCTTCTACCAACAGAAGCAGATATTGCTTTCTACGAAGAACATGGCTGGTATATTTCAAAACAGATACTCCCAGATGAACTGCTCGACACAGCAATTTTAGGTAGTGAAAGATACTATCGTGGAGAGCGAGACACTCCACTGCTCGGAAAAAATGCTTATAGTGACTGGCAACCGGAAGATAAAAGCTTCATTCGGAATAACGAATTTGTTTCCTTACAAAACAAGCAACTCCACGAACTAGGCTTTTATCCAATTATTGCAGCGATCGCAGCGCGTTTATCCAGAACAAAAAGAATTCGACTGTTCGCTGATTCGCTGCTGTGTAAGCTACCGACAATTAAGGATAGTCATAACGGAGTGGTAGGCTGGCACACCGATAAAGCATACTGGTCTACTTGCAGTTCCGACAAATTGCTCACCGCCTGGATTCCTTTTCAGAACTGTGACGAATCCCTCGGTCCATTGATTGTCATTGATGGTAGCCACAAGTGGAAAGATACTCATTTGATGAAGAATTTTTTCGACCCGAACTTGAATGAGTTGGAAGAAAAGTTTCGTCAGCAAGGAAAACAAATTACAAAAGTGCCAATGACCTTACAAAAAGGTCAAGTTAGCTTTCATCACTGTCTGACAATACATGGTAGCTCTCCCAATTACAGTGACTCTTTGCGGCTAGCAATGGCAGTTCATATGCAAGACGACGGCAACCATTATCGACCTTTTTGGAATCAGAAAGGGGAACAAATTCATATCGGCTACGAAGCCTTATGTCGCAAATTGCATAACGGTCATCCTGATTTTAGCGATCCAGCAGTGTTTCCCATACTTTGGTCGGAGATAGAGACTTAA
- a CDS encoding NAD-dependent epimerase/dehydratase family protein: MNAILVTGATGFVASHLLPRLLQEKLQIVAAVRNDSARLPANVTAVKVGNIDSNTDWHSALKGIDIVVHLAARAHILQDKASDPEAEFLSVNTEGTVNLVKQSIAAGVKRFVFVSSIGAMTSSSDRPLTESSPCQPDTPYGRSKLQAEQAIVQLASQSAMTWTILRPPLVYGAGNPGNMERLIKLVQTGLPLPFGAVKNRRSLIYVGNLVDAIASTLNHPQAANQTFLVSDGEDLSTPELIQKIAVNLKHPCNMLSVPPSWLQLGGKLGDTVQNVSKKQLPLNTSTIDRLLGSLAIDSSYIQKTLNWQPPFTVDAGLAQMLRSPT; the protein is encoded by the coding sequence ATGAACGCGATTTTGGTTACTGGAGCCACTGGCTTTGTTGCTAGCCATTTGCTACCCAGACTGCTGCAAGAGAAATTGCAGATTGTGGCAGCTGTACGAAACGATTCTGCACGACTGCCAGCCAACGTTACAGCCGTAAAAGTTGGTAATATTGACAGTAATACTGATTGGCATTCGGCTTTAAAGGGTATAGATATAGTCGTTCACCTAGCAGCACGCGCCCATATTCTTCAAGATAAAGCGTCCGATCCAGAAGCAGAGTTTTTGAGTGTCAATACCGAGGGAACGGTCAATCTAGTCAAGCAATCGATCGCCGCAGGGGTGAAGCGGTTCGTATTCGTAAGTTCGATTGGAGCAATGACCTCAAGTAGCGATCGCCCCCTCACGGAAAGTTCGCCCTGTCAACCAGATACGCCCTACGGTCGCAGCAAACTGCAAGCAGAACAAGCCATAGTACAGCTTGCTAGTCAAAGTGCTATGACTTGGACAATTTTACGTCCGCCTCTAGTTTATGGTGCGGGAAATCCTGGTAATATGGAACGGTTAATTAAACTCGTTCAAACAGGTTTACCACTGCCATTTGGTGCAGTTAAAAATCGTCGCAGTTTAATTTATGTGGGAAATTTAGTAGATGCGATCGCCTCTACCCTGAACCATCCCCAAGCAGCAAATCAAACATTTTTAGTCAGCGATGGAGAGGATCTTTCCACACCAGAATTAATTCAAAAAATTGCCGTCAACTTAAAGCACCCATGTAACATGCTGTCAGTTCCTCCAAGTTGGTTGCAACTGGGAGGAAAATTAGGCGATACCGTACAGAATGTTAGTAAAAAACAATTGCCTCTCAACACATCGACTATCGATCGCCTGCTAGGAAGTTTAGCAATTGATAGCAGTTACATTCAGAAGACTCTGAACTGGCAACCCCCCTTTACAGTTGATGCAGGTTTAGCACAAATGCTGCGATCGCCAACTTGA
- a CDS encoding GNAT family N-acetyltransferase, whose amino-acid sequence MLDLQVIKPHDPLWSQTLQKLRHDIYHLPEYLKLEAIRTQTIPEAILITQEDKIFLIPYLIRSCQDLYQNAPHHEEIFDAISPYGYPGILLSDAAFGQGEFLNLAVSYLAKVLRSKNICSAFFRLHPILNYGFEQILPPQICQITGETVSINLMLSEAEIWQQTRSEHRTHINRCRRAGFTAKIVRYEDYIKDFISIYEETMNRVTAKPMYYFGYDYFTELANLHENIHLGIVEFDNQIVCAGIFTEICGIVQYHLGGTKTDFLKQSPSKLLFDRVRFWAKERGNKIFQLGGGVGGTKDSLHHFKAGFSKLKHNFLTLRSIADADKYQYLVELQAKKLNVESEQLLKTSFFPAYRSSQI is encoded by the coding sequence ATGCTCGATCTTCAGGTTATCAAACCACATGACCCATTATGGTCTCAGACATTACAAAAACTCAGGCATGATATTTATCATTTACCAGAATATCTCAAGCTTGAGGCAATTAGAACTCAAACTATTCCAGAAGCAATTTTAATTACTCAAGAGGACAAAATATTTCTTATTCCTTACTTAATACGTAGCTGTCAGGACTTATATCAAAACGCTCCACACCATGAAGAAATATTTGATGCAATCTCTCCCTACGGTTATCCTGGAATTTTGCTGAGTGATGCAGCATTTGGACAAGGAGAATTTTTAAATTTAGCCGTATCTTATTTGGCGAAGGTATTGCGATCGAAAAACATCTGTTCGGCGTTCTTTCGCCTACACCCCATACTCAATTACGGCTTTGAACAAATCTTACCTCCTCAAATTTGTCAAATAACTGGAGAGACTGTATCTATAAATCTCATGCTTTCTGAAGCAGAAATTTGGCAGCAAACTCGTTCTGAACATCGCACTCATATCAATCGCTGTAGACGTGCTGGATTTACCGCTAAGATAGTAAGGTACGAAGATTACATAAAAGACTTTATTTCTATCTATGAAGAAACAATGAATCGCGTAACTGCGAAGCCAATGTATTATTTTGGCTATGATTATTTTACCGAGCTAGCTAATCTACATGAAAACATTCACCTTGGTATTGTAGAATTCGATAACCAAATTGTTTGTGCTGGCATCTTCACAGAAATTTGTGGGATAGTGCAATACCATTTAGGAGGGACTAAAACCGATTTCCTCAAACAATCTCCCAGCAAACTCTTATTCGATCGCGTGCGGTTCTGGGCTAAGGAACGGGGTAACAAAATTTTTCAACTAGGGGGTGGTGTTGGAGGTACCAAAGATAGCTTACACCACTTTAAAGCGGGTTTTTCTAAACTGAAGCATAATTTTTTGACATTGCGTTCGATCGCAGATGCAGATAAGTATCAATATTTAGTAGAGCTACAAGCGAAGAAACTGAATGTTGAATCCGAACAACTACTTAAGACAAGTTTCTTTCCAGCGTATCGTTCCTCTCAAATTTAA
- a CDS encoding glycosyltransferase, with product MTLSNQRPLRILQVVGGMNRGGIETWLINVLRHIDRDRFQIDFLVHTTQPCAYDNEIRALGSRIIPCLHSNQPWLYARNFKQILRDYGPYDVVHAQLYLFSGLVLYLAHQEKVCTRIAHMHPLTDLHEKRFLRAIYQKIMTRLLSKYATHIIAPSKSSLKAFQAICNCLGKHNEILYNGIELSQFDREVDKRAVRQKFNLPVDQPIVIYVARFTAHKNHAQILRIADRMSKNGVNVYFVMVGSHGELLNTLKEKVAERNDMAMMVGVEDISELLKTADLFFLPSLEEGFGVVAIEAAAAGLPVVATDLPTIREACSPSHHPFMFPPNNDELACKNILSILENQELRKQLSADARKWANNFSIFSSIKQLAHLYENCTQ from the coding sequence ATGACATTATCCAATCAACGTCCGCTTCGCATTCTACAAGTTGTTGGAGGTATGAATCGCGGTGGTATTGAAACATGGTTAATCAACGTTCTACGCCACATCGATCGCGATCGCTTTCAAATAGACTTTTTAGTTCACACAACTCAGCCGTGCGCTTACGACAACGAAATTCGCGCCTTAGGTAGTCGAATCATTCCCTGCCTGCATTCAAATCAACCGTGGTTGTACGCTCGAAATTTCAAGCAGATTTTACGCGATTATGGTCCGTACGACGTAGTTCACGCTCAACTATATCTTTTTAGTGGTCTGGTACTGTATCTAGCACATCAGGAAAAAGTCTGCACCAGAATAGCACACATGCATCCTCTAACAGACCTCCACGAAAAGCGTTTTCTACGTGCAATTTATCAAAAGATTATGACAAGATTGTTATCAAAGTATGCAACTCACATTATTGCTCCATCAAAAAGTAGTTTAAAGGCTTTTCAAGCTATTTGTAACTGTTTGGGTAAGCATAATGAAATTTTGTACAACGGTATTGAGCTGAGCCAATTCGATCGAGAAGTAGACAAAAGAGCTGTACGCCAAAAATTTAATCTCCCAGTCGATCAGCCTATAGTTATATATGTAGCTCGTTTTACTGCTCATAAAAATCATGCTCAAATTTTGAGAATTGCAGATCGAATGAGCAAGAATGGAGTTAACGTATATTTTGTTATGGTGGGTTCTCATGGCGAACTTTTGAATACACTCAAGGAAAAAGTAGCTGAACGAAATGATATGGCAATGATGGTGGGAGTTGAAGATATTTCCGAACTTTTGAAGACTGCCGATTTGTTCTTTCTGCCGTCACTTGAAGAAGGATTTGGAGTTGTTGCTATAGAAGCTGCTGCTGCTGGGTTACCTGTTGTTGCTACCGACTTACCAACAATTCGTGAAGCATGTTCGCCTAGCCATCACCCTTTTATGTTTCCTCCTAATAATGATGAACTTGCTTGTAAAAATATCTTATCAATACTGGAAAACCAGGAACTGAGAAAACAACTCTCCGCTGATGCTCGAAAATGGGCTAATAACTTTTCTATATTTAGTTCCATCAAACAACTAGCTCATCTATATGAGAATTGCACCCAGTGA
- a CDS encoding SDR family NAD(P)-dependent oxidoreductase, producing MSREKTTILVTGGCGFIGSHIVEALVKEGYKVRILDNFSTGKRENLSSIDSNNVEVCIGDVTDFSAVNAAVEGCEYVFHEAAVVSVPKSVEDPVGTGKVNYGGTLNVLEAARKHGVRRAIFAGSAAVYGDEPTLPKHESMQACPITPYGADKLASEVMGHVYARNFGLEFVSLRYFNVFGSRQDPSSPYSGAISIFCNRMLQGNAPTIYGDGLQSRDFVHVSDVVRANLLVMQHPKAAGRTVNVGRGIATNLLEIVQAINDLSGQHLTPIHQEVRPGDIRHSLADNTALQNLGWTPQTSIRTGLQELLQSNF from the coding sequence ATGAGTAGAGAAAAGACAACTATCCTAGTGACTGGTGGCTGTGGCTTCATAGGCTCCCACATTGTGGAAGCTCTGGTTAAAGAAGGTTATAAAGTTCGGATTCTTGATAATTTTTCAACTGGTAAACGCGAAAACCTCAGTTCTATTGACTCAAACAATGTTGAGGTTTGCATAGGTGATGTCACGGACTTTTCAGCAGTTAATGCAGCTGTGGAAGGATGTGAGTATGTATTTCACGAAGCAGCTGTTGTGAGCGTTCCTAAAAGCGTTGAAGATCCAGTAGGAACAGGGAAAGTTAACTATGGTGGAACCCTCAATGTTTTAGAAGCAGCTCGCAAACATGGCGTGCGTCGTGCAATTTTTGCAGGAAGTGCTGCGGTATACGGTGACGAACCAACTTTACCAAAACATGAGTCAATGCAAGCTTGTCCTATTACTCCTTATGGTGCAGATAAACTGGCATCAGAAGTCATGGGACATGTTTATGCTCGAAATTTTGGTCTAGAGTTTGTCAGTTTGCGTTACTTTAATGTTTTTGGTTCTCGTCAAGACCCATCCAGCCCATACTCAGGAGCAATCTCTATATTCTGTAATAGAATGCTTCAAGGCAATGCTCCAACAATATACGGAGATGGACTTCAAAGCCGAGATTTCGTTCATGTGTCTGATGTGGTTCGTGCCAACTTGCTAGTGATGCAACACCCAAAAGCAGCAGGAAGAACTGTTAACGTAGGACGAGGGATAGCAACAAACTTATTGGAAATTGTCCAAGCAATTAACGATTTGAGCGGACAACACTTGACACCAATCCATCAAGAGGTTCGCCCTGGAGATATTCGCCACAGCCTTGCCGACAACACGGCGTTGCAAAATTTGGGGTGGACTCCCCAAACGAGTATTCGCACGGGTTTACAAGAGTTATTACAGTCAAATTTTTAG
- a CDS encoding sugar transferase — MRRLKQLSRLVKLLLDRFVAAIALIVLSPIVICVAIAIHFRMGSPVIFTQPRPGKDGNIFNFYKFRTMTDEQDTQGNLLPDEQRLTTFGQFLRQTSLDELPQLWNVLKGDMSFIGPRPLLVKYLDRYTTEQARRHEVKPGITGLAQINGRNAITWEEKFVLDVWYVDNWSLWLDLKILFLTVFKVLQQEGINQEGYTTSEEFKGPGNKLSS; from the coding sequence ATGCGCAGGCTCAAGCAGTTAAGCCGATTAGTTAAATTGTTGCTCGATCGCTTTGTTGCCGCGATCGCGCTGATCGTCTTGTCTCCTATAGTTATTTGTGTTGCGATCGCCATTCACTTTCGCATGGGTTCTCCAGTTATTTTCACTCAACCCCGTCCAGGTAAAGACGGTAATATTTTCAACTTTTACAAGTTTCGTACCATGACCGACGAGCAAGACACACAAGGAAACTTACTTCCTGACGAACAGCGCCTGACGACTTTCGGTCAATTTCTGCGGCAAACTAGCCTTGACGAACTGCCCCAACTGTGGAACGTTCTCAAAGGCGACATGAGTTTCATTGGTCCCCGCCCCTTATTGGTAAAGTATCTCGACCGTTATACTACAGAACAAGCTCGCCGTCATGAAGTGAAACCAGGCATTACGGGTTTGGCTCAAATCAATGGTCGCAACGCCATCACTTGGGAAGAGAAATTTGTCCTCGACGTTTGGTATGTCGATAACTGGAGTTTGTGGCTGGATTTAAAAATTTTATTTCTGACCGTGTTTAAAGTTCTGCAACAAGAGGGAATTAATCAAGAAGGTTACACCACATCAGAAGAATTCAAAGGTCCAGGAAATAAGTTGTCATCCTAA
- a CDS encoding MraY family glycosyltransferase, producing MTTMPSIVLSVFSFGISFLTVNLIRQRFRQSLLDIPNERSSHTQPTPRGGGLGFIIAFAITSAIAMGNNYVHLFADVPLNLNLVIVWLILIPLAIVGIIDDRSNVPAGIRYLVQLAAAGVAVTYFGAFPQPWLSQFGVVGSIVAIVLTAIGMTAIVNFYNFMDGLDGIVAGTSAIQLGFFAFYLHQPLLWFLVAALVGFLWWNWSPAKIFMGDAGSTVLGATVAIALLNAGDSAVQAWSALAVTLPLVGDAIYTIVRRLLKRENIFQAHRSHLYQRLQQSGWSHGRVAATYMGITLAIALVVGFYGLKGAIVGAIGTVAAGLGGEIYMRSRPIKQGS from the coding sequence ATGACTACCATGCCTTCGATCGTGTTGTCGGTCTTCAGCTTTGGAATTAGTTTCCTGACCGTGAATTTGATTAGACAGCGCTTTCGGCAGAGCTTACTAGATATTCCGAACGAGCGCAGTTCTCACACCCAGCCTACTCCCCGTGGTGGCGGCTTAGGATTTATTATTGCCTTCGCCATTACGAGTGCGATTGCTATGGGAAATAACTATGTTCATCTGTTTGCAGACGTACCATTAAATCTTAATTTAGTAATCGTCTGGTTAATACTAATTCCACTAGCTATTGTCGGAATTATTGACGATCGCAGTAACGTTCCCGCAGGCATTCGTTATTTGGTTCAGTTGGCTGCTGCTGGAGTTGCAGTGACTTATTTTGGTGCTTTTCCTCAGCCTTGGCTGTCGCAGTTTGGAGTTGTCGGGAGTATCGTAGCAATTGTTCTCACTGCAATTGGTATGACAGCGATCGTCAACTTCTACAACTTTATGGATGGGTTAGATGGAATCGTAGCTGGAACGAGTGCGATTCAATTAGGTTTTTTTGCCTTTTACCTACATCAACCCCTGTTGTGGTTTCTTGTAGCAGCGCTCGTAGGCTTTCTGTGGTGGAACTGGTCGCCAGCCAAGATCTTTATGGGCGATGCAGGTAGTACTGTTTTAGGTGCTACAGTAGCGATCGCTTTACTCAATGCTGGCGATAGCGCAGTACAGGCTTGGTCAGCCTTGGCTGTAACTCTCCCACTGGTAGGAGATGCAATTTATACGATCGTGCGTCGCCTCTTAAAGCGAGAAAATATTTTTCAAGCACATCGCAGTCATCTATATCAAAGACTACAGCAATCTGGTTGGTCGCATGGACGGGTTGCCGCTACGTATATGGGAATAACGCTCGCGATCGCGTTAGTTGTAGGATTTTATGGCTTAAAGGGTGCGATCGTGGGTGCGATCGGTACGGTAGCGGCGGGATTAGGCGGCGAAATTTATATGCGATCGCGCCCGATCAAGCAGGGGTCTTAA